In a single window of the Phaeobacter sp. G2 genome:
- a CDS encoding glycosyltransferase family 4 protein, producing MSTEHPSLAVLVKGWPRLSETFIAQELVALEEAGLDFEIWSLRHPTDVKRHPLHERLKAKVRYLPEYLYQEPDRVWAARSEAQALPGYAEAYRIWRADLARDPSRNRIRRFGQACVLAAEAPAEVLGLYAHFLHTPASVARYAAIMRGLPWSFSAHAKDIWTSPDWEISEKLSSQHHGAAFGATCTGFGARHLQQMSDDPSRIDLIYHGLDLARFPAPPTREWRAAGDPLKLMSVGRLVEKKGFDRLIAAMALLPQDLDWHWTHIGGGGLNDLLQDMAQDAGIAQRITWRGACDQPEVIAAMRASDLFVLPSRVAADGDRDGLPNVLMEAASQLLPILSTPVSAIPEFIDSGTHGLLSKDDPKALAEAILSLTQNPKMAQDMAEAALLRLRRDFGMDPGIAQLVSRLDTMLQGS from the coding sequence ATGAGCACAGAGCACCCTTCCCTGGCGGTTTTGGTCAAAGGCTGGCCACGGCTCTCGGAAACCTTTATCGCCCAAGAGCTTGTCGCCCTGGAAGAGGCTGGCCTGGATTTTGAGATCTGGTCGCTGCGCCACCCCACCGATGTCAAACGCCATCCACTGCATGAGCGGTTGAAGGCAAAGGTGCGCTATCTGCCCGAATATCTGTATCAGGAACCTGACCGTGTCTGGGCCGCCCGCTCCGAGGCACAGGCCTTGCCGGGCTATGCAGAGGCTTACCGCATCTGGCGTGCAGATCTGGCCCGCGATCCCAGCCGCAACCGCATCCGCCGCTTTGGCCAGGCATGCGTTCTGGCCGCCGAAGCCCCCGCCGAGGTGCTGGGGCTCTACGCGCATTTCCTGCACACCCCCGCCTCTGTAGCGCGCTATGCCGCCATCATGCGCGGATTGCCCTGGAGCTTTTCGGCCCATGCCAAGGACATCTGGACCTCACCGGACTGGGAAATCAGCGAAAAACTATCAAGCCAGCATCACGGCGCAGCCTTTGGCGCCACCTGCACTGGCTTTGGTGCCCGCCATCTGCAACAGATGTCAGACGACCCGAGCCGCATTGATCTGATCTATCACGGGTTGGATCTGGCACGCTTCCCAGCCCCCCCCACCCGAGAGTGGCGGGCTGCGGGCGACCCTCTGAAGCTGATGTCGGTTGGCCGCCTGGTGGAGAAAAAGGGCTTTGACCGGCTGATTGCCGCTATGGCCTTGCTGCCGCAGGATCTGGACTGGCACTGGACACATATTGGCGGCGGCGGTCTCAATGACCTGTTGCAGGACATGGCTCAGGACGCCGGTATCGCGCAGCGAATTACCTGGCGGGGCGCCTGTGATCAGCCCGAAGTCATCGCGGCGATGCGGGCCTCTGACCTGTTTGTCCTGCCCAGCCGGGTTGCGGCGGACGGGGATCGCGATGGGCTGCCCAATGTGCTGATGGAGGCGGCCTCGCAATTGCTGCCAATCCTGTCAACGCCAGTTTCTGCCATTCCCGAATTCATCGACAGCGGCACTCATGGGCTGCTCAGCAAGGATGACCCAAAGGCCCTGGCCGAGGCGATCCTGTCGCTGACGCAGAATCCCAAGATGGCGCAAGACATGGCCGAGGCCGCGCTGTTACGACTGCGGCGCGACTTTGGCATGGACCCCGGCATTGCCCAGCTGGTGAGCCGGCTGGACACCATGCTGCAGGGCTCATGA
- a CDS encoding CoA transferase: MSQLQDFPSPESYQTTGTGRYDSAYAVSELANASLAAVGQQLALLMQATGLGSNAQPVTVDQRLASLWFGYSFAAQGWKLPSLWDPIAGNYRCKDGWIRLHTNLPHHRAAALLVLGCAEDPAAVTAAVATWEGEALETAVVAQGGVAAFMRSREQWLAHPQGQAVQQEPLINWVAPRPVLLRDRPQATATRPLAGLRVLDLTRVLAGPIATRTLAGFGAEVLRIDPPGWDEPGVIQDISLGKSMASLDLRDNGGLQRFKDLLAQADVLVHGYRPGALDGLGLDLATRDHIAANRIEVTLDAYGWTGPWAGRRGFDSLVQMSAGIADRGAQWAGADEPTPLPVQALDHATGYMMAAAVLNALTSATTTQRAASARLSLARMAEQLAQIPQQLTGPKISGSQPADYAPEVEDSSWGPALRLRPALQVGATQMHWHRPAQACSSAPARWPLT; encoded by the coding sequence ATGAGCCAGCTGCAAGACTTCCCCAGCCCCGAGAGCTATCAAACCACTGGCACGGGGCGCTATGACAGCGCCTATGCCGTCAGCGAGCTGGCCAATGCCAGCCTCGCCGCCGTTGGCCAGCAGCTGGCGCTGCTGATGCAGGCGACAGGTCTCGGCTCCAACGCCCAGCCGGTAACGGTGGATCAGCGCCTTGCCTCGCTTTGGTTTGGCTACAGTTTCGCGGCCCAGGGCTGGAAGCTCCCCAGCCTGTGGGATCCGATTGCCGGCAACTACCGCTGCAAGGACGGTTGGATCCGGCTGCATACCAACCTGCCCCATCACCGCGCTGCCGCCCTTTTGGTTCTGGGCTGCGCCGAAGACCCCGCAGCCGTGACCGCAGCGGTCGCCACATGGGAGGGGGAAGCGCTTGAAACTGCGGTTGTCGCCCAGGGCGGTGTCGCCGCCTTTATGCGCAGCAGGGAGCAGTGGCTGGCGCATCCCCAGGGACAGGCCGTGCAACAAGAACCGCTGATAAACTGGGTCGCACCGCGTCCCGTTTTGCTGCGCGATCGCCCCCAGGCGACCGCCACGCGGCCTCTGGCAGGTTTGCGCGTGCTAGATCTGACGCGGGTTCTCGCTGGCCCTATCGCCACCCGGACCTTGGCCGGTTTTGGCGCCGAGGTGCTGCGGATTGATCCGCCGGGCTGGGACGAACCAGGGGTGATCCAAGACATATCCCTGGGCAAATCCATGGCCAGTCTCGACCTGCGGGACAACGGCGGGCTGCAGCGGTTCAAAGACCTCTTGGCCCAGGCCGATGTTCTGGTACATGGCTATCGCCCTGGCGCGCTCGACGGGCTTGGACTGGACCTCGCCACCCGCGACCACATCGCCGCCAACCGGATAGAGGTCACACTTGATGCCTATGGCTGGACCGGCCCCTGGGCAGGACGGCGCGGGTTTGACAGCCTGGTACAGATGAGCGCCGGCATCGCGGACAGGGGCGCTCAATGGGCCGGGGCTGACGAGCCAACCCCGCTGCCCGTGCAGGCTCTGGACCATGCCACCGGCTATATGATGGCTGCCGCTGTGCTCAATGCTCTGACCTCGGCGACCACAACCCAGCGCGCTGCCAGCGCCCGGCTGTCCCTCGCCCGCATGGCAGAGCAGCTGGCGCAGATACCGCAGCAGCTCACGGGGCCCAAGATTTCAGGCTCTCAGCCAGCAGACTACGCGCCCGAGGTCGAAGACAGCAGCTGGGGGCCGGCTTTGCGGCTGCGCCCCGCTTTGCAGGTTGGCGCCACCCAGATGCATTGGCACCGCCCCGCGCAGGCCTGCAGCAGCGCCCCCGCCCGCTGGCCTCTAACCTAA
- a CDS encoding histidine phosphatase family protein, producing the protein MIRLALLRHGHTAWNRAGQIQGRSDIPLDAQARAELSEFALPSPWDQAALWSSPLARAVETAQLVTGKTPRTAANLTEMFWGDWEGKKGLELKAAPNSGFRDIEHWGWDYRPPGGESPAEVWMRIKPWLASLERDTVAVCHIGIMRMILAQAYQWNFDGPAPFRIKRNRLFVIELNGEDLSPWAEPVRLLKRPTP; encoded by the coding sequence ATGATCCGCCTTGCTCTTTTGCGCCATGGCCATACCGCCTGGAACCGCGCAGGCCAGATCCAGGGGCGCAGCGATATCCCGCTCGACGCCCAGGCCCGTGCCGAGCTATCCGAATTTGCCCTGCCCAGCCCCTGGGATCAGGCCGCGCTCTGGTCCAGCCCGCTGGCGCGGGCGGTGGAAACAGCCCAGCTGGTCACAGGCAAAACCCCGCGAACCGCCGCCAACCTGACAGAAATGTTCTGGGGCGACTGGGAGGGCAAGAAGGGCCTGGAGCTGAAGGCGGCCCCAAACAGTGGCTTTCGCGATATAGAACACTGGGGCTGGGACTACCGCCCGCCCGGCGGCGAGAGCCCCGCCGAGGTCTGGATGCGGATCAAACCCTGGCTGGCCAGCCTGGAACGCGACACGGTTGCGGTCTGCCATATCGGCATCATGCGGATGATCCTGGCGCAGGCCTATCAGTGGAATTTCGACGGCCCCGCCCCCTTTCGCATCAAACGCAACCGGCTTTTTGTTATTGAGCTGAACGGCGAGGATCTGTCCCCCTGGGCCGAACCTGTGCGCCTGTTGAAACGGCCCACCCCATGA
- a CDS encoding glycosyltransferase: MTTAGTKRIAFYAPMKSPRHPVPSGDREMARNLIDIIAAGGAEVDLVTELKVFDKTGDAALQALLRDKATQEVRRLCAEMPAVDLWVTYHNYYKAPDLIGPLVARARGIPYVQIESTRASRRLTGPWADFAQSAHAAADAAAVIFYFTANDLITLDRDKHPDQSLHSLPPFLPAANLPPASTLDGPMLSVGMMRHGDKLASYQIIADSLRGLQGNWQLQIAGDGPARPEVEALMAPFAQRVTFLGQLSRTELAKAYEQASLFFWPGVNEAFGMVYLEAQSHGVPVVAQDRPGMRDILAPSNQPENYPEVSLGAAALTARLQQLLSNPGLRHYLGTQAREMIAANHLAPAASARFWRAVTPLLEERP; this comes from the coding sequence ATGACCACCGCAGGCACCAAGCGGATCGCCTTTTATGCGCCGATGAAATCGCCGCGCCACCCTGTGCCTTCGGGCGATCGGGAAATGGCGCGCAACCTGATCGACATTATCGCGGCCGGTGGCGCCGAGGTTGATCTGGTGACCGAGCTGAAGGTTTTTGACAAGACTGGCGATGCGGCGCTTCAGGCGCTGCTAAGAGACAAAGCCACCCAGGAGGTCCGCCGTCTCTGTGCCGAGATGCCCGCCGTGGATCTTTGGGTCACCTATCACAACTACTACAAGGCCCCTGATCTCATTGGTCCCCTCGTCGCGCGGGCGCGCGGTATTCCCTATGTACAGATCGAAAGCACCCGGGCCTCCCGGCGCTTGACCGGCCCATGGGCGGACTTTGCCCAGTCTGCCCATGCGGCCGCAGATGCCGCAGCGGTGATTTTCTATTTCACCGCCAATGACCTGATCACGCTGGACCGCGACAAACACCCCGACCAATCGCTGCACAGCCTGCCCCCGTTTCTGCCAGCCGCCAACCTGCCTCCTGCCAGCACATTGGATGGCCCTATGCTGAGTGTTGGCATGATGCGCCACGGGGATAAGCTTGCCTCCTATCAGATCATCGCAGACAGCCTCCGGGGGCTACAGGGCAACTGGCAGTTGCAGATCGCCGGGGATGGCCCCGCCCGGCCCGAGGTTGAGGCCCTGATGGCGCCCTTTGCCCAGCGGGTTACCTTTCTGGGCCAACTCTCCCGCACGGAACTGGCCAAGGCCTATGAGCAGGCCAGTCTATTCTTTTGGCCCGGCGTCAACGAGGCCTTTGGCATGGTCTATCTCGAAGCGCAAAGCCACGGGGTTCCGGTGGTGGCGCAGGATCGCCCCGGCATGCGGGACATTCTGGCGCCCAGTAACCAGCCTGAGAATTATCCAGAGGTGTCCCTTGGCGCCGCAGCGCTAACCGCCAGACTGCAACAGCTGTTATCCAACCCGGGCCTGCGGCACTACCTAGGCACTCAGGCCCGCGAGATGATCGCCGCCAACCATCTGGCCCCGGCGGCCAGCGCCCGGTTCTGGCGCGCCGTCACCCCCCTGCTTGAGGAACGCCCATGA
- a CDS encoding ABC transporter substrate-binding protein: MFRATQKLLTRASAVLAASFLLLPLPGHAGPSFVESGFWKPEVDAGNLPPISERLPHAPLVVDLAAKGRQFGVQGGTLNTMVTRSKDIRQMVVYGYARLMGYSEDYQLQPDILLGYENEGNKRYTLRLRPGHRWSNGDPFTSADFEYWWKDIANNPLLSPAGPPDFLFAEGKLPQVSFPDETTVIFEWQVPHPQFLQNLAQARPPFIYRPSAYLKQFHADYADADTLAEEVDYARVKSWAALHNKYDNMYKFDNHELPTLQPWMNATAGKRIRHQFVRNPYYHRVDSRGVQLPYIDTVEMEIVAGGLVAAKSNAGQADLQARGLGFRDIPILRKGENDGDTYRTYLWGTGAASQIAIYPNLNTADPVWRDTLRDVRVRRALSLAINRAAINRALYFKLAKPGAMSVLERSPFFRPEFREAWASFDPEQANELLDQAGLTEKDGYGIRHLPDGRRMELVVETAGERQEVENALQIITDDWNDIGVKLIMRPLDRDILRNRVFSGTTMASVWYGWDNGLPQKHTSPAFLAPTDQVFLAWPKWGQYYQTGGAAGEAPDMEHAQRLMELLHEWELAADDAERAEIWHQMLSIHADQVYGIGIVAAAPQPVVVSNRLHNVPEQAIWAWEPGAHFGVYRPDEFYFQDGEG, translated from the coding sequence ATGTTTAGAGCCACACAAAAACTTCTCACCCGTGCCTCTGCGGTGCTTGCTGCCAGCTTCTTGCTGCTGCCGCTGCCGGGGCATGCCGGGCCCAGTTTTGTCGAAAGCGGGTTCTGGAAACCAGAAGTTGACGCCGGCAATCTGCCCCCCATTTCTGAACGCTTGCCCCATGCGCCCTTGGTTGTGGATCTGGCAGCTAAAGGGCGCCAGTTTGGTGTGCAGGGCGGCACGCTCAACACCATGGTGACCCGCTCCAAAGACATCCGTCAAATGGTGGTCTACGGCTATGCCCGACTGATGGGATATTCCGAAGACTACCAATTGCAGCCAGATATTTTGCTGGGCTATGAAAACGAGGGAAACAAGCGCTACACCCTGCGGCTGCGTCCGGGCCATCGCTGGTCCAATGGGGATCCCTTTACCTCGGCTGATTTTGAATATTGGTGGAAAGACATCGCCAATAATCCGCTGCTGAGCCCCGCCGGGCCACCGGATTTTCTCTTTGCAGAGGGCAAGCTGCCCCAGGTCAGTTTCCCGGATGAGACCACCGTTATCTTTGAGTGGCAGGTGCCTCATCCGCAGTTCCTGCAAAACCTGGCTCAGGCACGCCCGCCCTTCATCTACCGCCCTTCGGCCTACTTGAAACAATTCCACGCCGATTATGCCGATGCCGACACCCTGGCCGAAGAGGTGGACTATGCCCGGGTCAAAAGCTGGGCCGCCCTGCATAATAAATACGACAACATGTACAAGTTCGACAATCACGAGCTACCAACCCTGCAACCCTGGATGAATGCCACTGCCGGCAAACGCATCCGCCATCAGTTTGTCCGCAATCCCTATTATCACCGGGTCGACAGCCGGGGCGTACAACTGCCCTATATTGACACCGTCGAGATGGAGATCGTGGCCGGTGGTCTGGTCGCGGCCAAATCCAACGCAGGTCAGGCAGATTTGCAGGCCCGCGGTCTTGGCTTTCGTGACATTCCCATCCTGCGCAAGGGCGAAAACGACGGGGACACCTACAGGACCTACCTTTGGGGAACCGGCGCTGCATCACAGATCGCCATCTATCCAAACCTGAACACCGCCGACCCGGTCTGGCGCGACACCCTGCGTGATGTGCGGGTGCGTCGAGCCCTGTCGCTGGCAATCAACCGGGCAGCCATCAACCGGGCGCTCTATTTCAAACTGGCCAAGCCCGGGGCAATGTCAGTGCTGGAACGAAGCCCTTTCTTTAGACCAGAATTCCGCGAGGCCTGGGCCTCTTTTGACCCTGAACAGGCAAACGAACTGCTGGATCAGGCCGGGCTTACCGAAAAGGACGGCTACGGCATTCGCCATCTGCCCGATGGGCGCCGCATGGAGCTGGTGGTCGAGACCGCAGGCGAACGCCAGGAAGTGGAAAATGCGCTACAGATCATCACCGACGATTGGAACGACATTGGCGTCAAGCTGATCATGCGGCCGCTGGATCGCGACATTCTGCGCAACCGGGTGTTTTCCGGCACCACCATGGCCTCGGTCTGGTACGGCTGGGACAATGGCTTGCCGCAAAAACATACCTCTCCCGCTTTTCTTGCGCCCACCGATCAGGTGTTTCTGGCCTGGCCCAAATGGGGGCAGTATTACCAGACCGGTGGCGCCGCCGGCGAGGCACCGGACATGGAGCACGCTCAGCGCCTGATGGAACTGCTGCATGAGTGGGAGCTGGCCGCCGACGACGCTGAGCGGGCCGAAATCTGGCACCAAATGCTTTCGATCCACGCGGATCAAGTCTACGGAATTGGCATTGTCGCAGCGGCGCCGCAGCCGGTGGTGGTGTCAAACCGGCTGCACAATGTACCCGAACAGGCCATCTGGGCCTGGGAACCCGGTGCCCATTTTGGCGTCTATCGCCCCGACGAATTCTATTTTCAGGACGGTGAAGGCTGA
- a CDS encoding ABC transporter permease, which translates to MTQLPDGRFVDDAPYDPQASLLELERKDLDAPNWVLIWRKFKTHKLGLISGAFLLICYLLLPVVGFIAPYGPNQRMSENLYSPPQSINFFHDGEFLGPFIYPMTSEADLETFQWVFKPDLDNPLKLEFFCQAERYNIAGLIPSNTHLFCAPEGATLFLWGSDRLGRDIFSRILYGAQLSLTVGLIGISVSFVLGIFFGSIAGYFGGKIDWVINRVIEVLRSLPELPLWLALSAAVPSNWSPVAVFFIISVILGILDWPGLARSVRAKFLSLREEEYVRAAEMMGASSGRVIRKHLIPNFMSHLIASATLSIPAMILGETALSFLGLGLRAPAVSWGVMLNDAQNLASIEIYPWTAIPMLPIVIIVLAFNFFGDGLRDSLDPYQQ; encoded by the coding sequence ATGACCCAACTTCCTGACGGACGCTTTGTTGACGACGCGCCATATGATCCCCAGGCCTCCTTGCTGGAGCTGGAGCGCAAGGATCTGGATGCCCCCAACTGGGTGCTGATCTGGCGCAAGTTCAAAACCCATAAGCTGGGGCTGATCTCGGGGGCCTTCCTGCTGATCTGCTATCTTTTACTGCCTGTCGTCGGCTTTATCGCCCCCTATGGCCCCAACCAACGCATGAGCGAAAACCTCTATTCGCCACCGCAGTCGATTAACTTCTTCCATGACGGCGAATTTCTCGGCCCCTTCATCTATCCCATGACCTCCGAGGCGGATCTTGAGACCTTTCAATGGGTGTTCAAACCGGATCTCGACAATCCGCTCAAGCTTGAGTTCTTTTGCCAGGCAGAGCGCTACAATATTGCCGGGCTAATCCCGTCAAACACCCATTTGTTCTGTGCACCCGAAGGGGCGACGCTGTTTCTTTGGGGCTCTGACCGCTTGGGGCGTGATATTTTCAGCCGCATTCTTTACGGGGCGCAATTGTCGCTGACGGTTGGTCTCATCGGGATCTCGGTTTCCTTTGTGCTGGGCATCTTCTTTGGCTCGATTGCGGGCTATTTTGGCGGCAAGATTGACTGGGTAATCAACCGGGTGATCGAGGTTTTGCGCTCGCTGCCAGAGCTGCCCCTGTGGCTGGCCTTGTCGGCAGCGGTGCCATCAAACTGGTCACCGGTGGCGGTGTTTTTCATCATCTCGGTGATCCTGGGCATTCTGGATTGGCCGGGGCTGGCACGGTCTGTGCGGGCCAAGTTCCTGTCGCTACGCGAAGAGGAATACGTCCGGGCGGCGGAAATGATGGGGGCCTCTTCTGGTCGGGTCATCCGCAAGCACCTGATCCCCAACTTCATGTCGCATCTGATTGCCTCTGCCACCCTGTCGATCCCGGCGATGATCCTGGGCGAGACGGCTCTGTCTTTCCTCGGCCTCGGGCTGCGAGCGCCGGCGGTCAGCTGGGGAGTGATGCTCAATGATGCGCAAAACCTCGCCTCAATCGAGATCTATCCCTGGACCGCCATTCCGATGCTGCCGATTGTCATCATCGTGCTGGCCTTCAACTTCTTTGGCGATGGGCTGCGCGACAGTCTGGACCCCTATCAACAATGA
- a CDS encoding ABC transporter permease codes for MEILRYAFYRFGTMLLTLWVVSILVFVIINLPPGDYLSNQIAELRASGQSAGVAKAEFLRSEYALDKPLWQQYFIWVGFLPGPHGFSGLVQGNFGWSFEFDRPVAEIVGDSLWLTVLVNLAAVVFVYVVALPLGVLAAARARSWVDYTSAFIGYLGLATPNFLLALILFYYGHRWFNLPIGGLMDPAFEGEPMGWEKVKSILIHLIVPTFVIGTSGASAMMQRLRANMLDELGKPYVETAVAKGMGPARMLAKYPLRVAFNPFVADIGNLLPAMISGSVLVSVVLGLQTIGPTLLTALKTQDMFLSGFVLMFVALLTLIGTMISDVLLVLLDPRIRYEGRDA; via the coding sequence ATGGAGATTCTGCGCTACGCCTTCTACCGGTTTGGCACCATGTTGCTGACGCTCTGGGTGGTCTCCATCCTGGTCTTTGTCATCATCAACCTGCCCCCCGGCGATTATCTCTCCAATCAGATCGCAGAGCTGCGCGCCAGCGGCCAGTCTGCCGGCGTCGCCAAGGCTGAATTCCTGCGCAGCGAATACGCGTTGGATAAACCCCTGTGGCAGCAGTATTTTATCTGGGTTGGCTTCCTGCCCGGACCGCATGGGTTTTCTGGTTTGGTGCAGGGCAATTTTGGCTGGTCCTTTGAATTTGACCGCCCGGTGGCGGAAATCGTCGGCGACAGTCTCTGGCTCACCGTTTTGGTCAACCTTGCGGCGGTGGTGTTTGTCTATGTGGTGGCTTTGCCACTGGGGGTTCTGGCGGCGGCGCGGGCGCGCAGCTGGGTCGATTATACCTCTGCGTTTATTGGCTACCTTGGCCTTGCCACACCAAATTTCCTGCTCGCCCTGATCCTGTTCTATTACGGGCACCGCTGGTTCAACCTGCCTATTGGTGGCTTGATGGACCCCGCCTTTGAGGGCGAGCCCATGGGCTGGGAAAAGGTGAAATCCATTCTCATCCACCTGATTGTGCCTACCTTTGTCATCGGCACCTCCGGGGCCTCGGCGATGATGCAGCGGCTGCGCGCCAATATGCTGGACGAGCTGGGCAAACCCTATGTGGAAACCGCCGTGGCCAAGGGCATGGGGCCTGCCCGGATGCTGGCAAAATACCCCCTGCGGGTGGCCTTTAACCCCTTTGTCGCCGATATTGGCAACCTGCTGCCGGCGATGATTTCCGGCTCGGTTCTGGTCTCCGTTGTTCTGGGATTGCAGACCATCGGCCCCACCCTGCTGACCGCACTCAAGACCCAAGACATGTTTCTTTCCGGCTTTGTCTTGATGTTTGTCGCCCTGCTGACGCTGATTGGAACGATGATTTCAGACGTGCTGCTGGTCCTGCTGGATCCCCGCATTCGCTACGAGGGGCGTGACGCATGA
- a CDS encoding mechanosensitive ion channel, which produces MIHRFSQFLCFSLVLFVCAVVLPGAGLAQDAADATPDPVARAVELAAESGLGVIIVDGNGSVTSPSPVATKVAPSPMEGHSSLMKAQTEFQAFRQELNSRLEALPYSIFEMKYILRQTSPDGRIRTYAEVLGWSLLFLLIGRWLSVEIYGKRIAKRYVVARIKAEPEGYYEKMPFLVYRFFMGVLGTIVAMVFALLASLIIFGASGDSSVEFTVTAIYTAFFVASIVSDLWRMVLSPYLSQYRMPVFSDSDARRLYLSASVLATYDVFSLIFATWVHDFGLNYNVYALVSGFLALLGALGGLALIGFNGRAISNAIRAGRSKEDCSWLLRVLSMAWAPVMVVYIVFGWLNLAFDLVLEREMSVPLMAGTYMVLTSILVVYGVINYGIEAVSYRRRLPEGLAPAPVLGSEEGNADGMLSEISEDEIKSMSQRQGYRLSTFQELARRVAGILAFLVGAYSLVLVWAPEASWMKTTVAERAFDVIVILFLGYIVYHTARIWIDSKIDDEVGDVPEAELGDEGGHGGASRLATLLPLFRGVILAVVVVSIILIVLLELGVNVSPLFAGAGVVGLAVGFGSQTLVRDIFSGAFFLLDDAFRKGEYIDIGDVKGTVEKISVRSFQLRHHLGALHTIPFGEIKVLTNYSRDWVMMKLPLRVTYDTDVEKVRKLIKKLGQELLSDPVIGDSFMQPLKSQGVIEMQDSAMIIRVKFMTKPGDQWLVRKKVYQDIRELFAREGIKFAHREVTVRLAEDQVEDMPQHKKEAMAGAVQAAIDEDILDVNGEGDDR; this is translated from the coding sequence ATGATTCATAGATTTTCCCAGTTTCTCTGTTTCAGCCTCGTGCTGTTTGTCTGCGCGGTGGTGCTCCCGGGGGCTGGCCTTGCACAGGATGCAGCGGATGCGACCCCTGATCCGGTGGCCCGGGCGGTGGAGCTGGCGGCGGAAAGTGGTCTTGGGGTAATTATTGTCGATGGCAATGGGTCTGTCACCTCACCCTCTCCTGTGGCGACCAAGGTTGCCCCCTCGCCGATGGAAGGACATTCGTCGTTGATGAAGGCGCAGACGGAGTTTCAGGCTTTCCGCCAGGAGCTTAACAGCCGTCTTGAGGCGCTGCCCTATTCGATCTTTGAGATGAAATACATCCTGCGCCAAACCAGCCCGGACGGGCGCATCCGCACCTATGCCGAGGTCCTGGGGTGGAGCCTGTTGTTTCTGCTGATCGGGCGCTGGCTGTCGGTTGAGATCTACGGCAAACGCATCGCCAAACGCTATGTAGTGGCCCGGATAAAGGCAGAACCAGAAGGCTATTACGAGAAAATGCCTTTTCTGGTCTATCGCTTCTTTATGGGTGTTTTAGGAACCATCGTTGCGATGGTTTTTGCCTTATTGGCCTCGTTGATCATTTTTGGTGCATCGGGCGACAGTTCCGTCGAGTTCACCGTGACCGCGATCTATACCGCGTTTTTTGTTGCCAGCATCGTGTCCGACCTGTGGCGGATGGTGCTGTCGCCCTATCTCAGCCAATATCGGATGCCGGTGTTTTCCGATAGCGACGCCAGGCGGCTGTATCTTTCGGCCTCTGTACTGGCGACCTATGATGTCTTTTCATTGATTTTTGCCACCTGGGTTCACGATTTTGGGCTGAACTACAATGTCTACGCGTTGGTCTCTGGCTTTCTGGCTTTGCTTGGGGCCTTGGGCGGTCTGGCCCTGATCGGCTTCAATGGCAGGGCTATTTCAAACGCAATCCGGGCAGGGCGCAGCAAGGAAGACTGCTCCTGGCTGCTGCGCGTTCTGTCGATGGCCTGGGCGCCCGTCATGGTCGTTTATATCGTCTTTGGTTGGTTGAACCTGGCGTTTGATCTGGTGTTGGAGCGGGAGATGTCAGTGCCCTTGATGGCTGGGACCTACATGGTTCTGACCTCCATTCTGGTTGTCTATGGGGTTATAAACTACGGCATTGAGGCTGTTAGCTATCGCCGCCGTCTCCCAGAGGGGCTTGCCCCTGCGCCTGTCCTGGGCTCCGAAGAGGGGAACGCGGATGGCATGCTGTCCGAAATCTCTGAGGACGAGATCAAATCCATGTCCCAGAGGCAGGGATACAGGCTCTCGACTTTTCAGGAACTGGCGCGCCGGGTGGCGGGTATCCTTGCCTTTTTGGTGGGCGCCTATTCGCTGGTCCTGGTTTGGGCCCCCGAAGCCAGCTGGATGAAGACCACGGTTGCCGAGCGGGCGTTTGATGTCATTGTTATCCTGTTTTTGGGCTATATCGTCTATCACACTGCGCGGATCTGGATCGACAGCAAGATTGATGATGAGGTCGGTGACGTGCCGGAGGCAGAGCTTGGGGATGAAGGTGGCCATGGCGGCGCCAGTCGTCTGGCCACGCTTCTGCCGCTGTTTCGCGGCGTTATCCTGGCCGTGGTGGTAGTGTCGATCATTCTGATTGTACTGTTGGAGCTGGGGGTGAATGTCAGCCCGCTGTTTGCTGGTGCTGGTGTAGTCGGTCTGGCCGTTGGGTTTGGGTCGCAAACCCTGGTGCGGGATATCTTTTCGGGGGCATTTTTCCTGCTGGATGATGCCTTTCGCAAGGGCGAATATATCGACATTGGCGATGTCAAAGGCACGGTAGAGAAAATCTCGGTGCGCTCGTTCCAGCTGCGTCATCATCTGGGTGCGCTGCACACCATTCCTTTTGGCGAGATCAAGGTCCTGACCAATTATTCGCGCGATTGGGTGATGATGAAACTGCCGCTGCGGGTGACCTATGACACAGATGTGGAAAAGGTCCGCAAGTTGATCAAGAAGCTTGGGCAGGAATTGCTGAGCGATCCGGTCATTGGCGACAGTTTCATGCAGCCCCTGAAGTCGCAGGGGGTGATTGAAATGCAGGATTCTGCAATGATCATCCGGGTCAAATTTATGACCAAACCGGGTGACCAATGGTTGGTCCGCAAGAAAGTCTATCAGGATATTCGTGAGCTATTCGCCCGCGAAGGCATAAAGTTTGCCCATCGGGAGGTCACAGTGCGATTGGCCGAGGATCAGGTGGAGGATATGCCGCAACATAAGAAAGAAGCCATGGCAGGCGCCGTGCAGGCGGCCATTGATGAGGACATCCTGGATGTGAACGGCGAGGGGGATGATCGCTAG